From the Desulfosporosinus sp. Sb-LF genome, the window GACCGTTAAGCTCGCAACTCGTCCAAAGAAGTCTTTAGAAAAATCAATACTGCCCGTTTCGTCATGAGGAGGTTTAGCCATATCCAGGGCGGTCACCCTAAACATCTCTCCTGCACCCTCAGCGTCACTCCCTGTGATAATTGGTGTATGCACATAGACGTACCCTTTTTCTTGAAAAAACTTATGAATGGCATAGGCAACTACAGAACGCACTCGGAAAACGGCTGCGAAGGTATTTGTTCTAGGGCGCAAATGTGCAATCGTTCGTAAATACTCAAACGTATGTCGTTTCTTCTGAAGTGGATAATCGGCCGCAGATAGTGAGAGAACCTCGATATGTTCCGCTTTCAATTCGAACGGTTGCTTCGCCCCAGGAGTGGATACAAGCTCGCCCTGTATTCGTAGTCCAGAACTGATTGTGAGCTTTCCAATCTCCGAGAAATTCGCAAGACTCTCTTCAAAAACTATTTGAATGTTTTCGAAAAAACTACCGTCATTGACTTCAATAAAGCCAAACGCTTTGGATGAGCGAACTGTACGAACCCATCCAGAGATTTCTACTTTTTGATTGAGAAACCGGTCTGTCTCTCTGAAAATTTGTCTAACTGTTACAGATTGCATAATTTTCCTCCTCAAACTATCCCATTGAGGGTATAAGATTAGTTTATATCGCAATTATACCTGATTAGAATCACGACTTCAAATCACGAACCGCATACTTTGAGTCTTCAATTCCTCCATCAATAGAATCAGTTGCTGAGTACTTTCGCGAATCGTACTGACCGTTGCACTCATTTCCTCTGTCGAGGCGGCAATTTCCTGTGCGGCAGCCGCATCTTCTTGACACATACCCGAAATTTCAGCGACTGACCTAGTTATTGCCTGCCCCATTTGGACAATTTCACTAACCTCTCCCTCCATCGACGCCAGCAGATGAGCAACAGCCTGTGTCCCATGAGATATCTCCATAAATTGCCCCAATGCCAGATTCCCGATGCCCGACTGTTCTTTGATCAAATCGACCGCTTCTTCCGAAACTTGGGCTGAGTTTTCTACATTTAAAGCCACTTGGTCGATCAACTCCGCGATCTGCGAGGCACTTTTCCTGGATCCTTCAGCTAACTTGCGAACGTCTTCGGCCACGGCAGCAAATCCTCGCCCAACTTCCCCCGCACGAGCCGCCTCTATCGCTGCATTAAGGGCAAGGAGATTCGTCTGGTCGGAAATCCCAGTAATGATCTGAGTAATCCCACGGATTTGTCCCGTTTGATCTTTTAGAATTTGACTTCCAGTCTGAATTTCCTCTACTTTGACCACAAAAATCCGCATTTTCTCCGCCAAATTCTTCATTATTTCTTCCCCATTGACTGTCCGCGCACCAACGTCAGAGGTGCTGCTAGCTATGTGCTTGATATGTCGTGCTAAATTTTGGACGCTTATATTGATACCTTCACTTTGCAAATTCATCTCACTCGTACGATAGGCAATTGTTTGAGCACCAGTAGCCACCTGGTTAACACTTTCGGCCACTTGGTCTGTCCCTTTGGACGTTAAATCGACAGCCGCCGAAATTTCCTTCGCAGAACTCTCCACCTGCCCCACTGCTTGATTAATTGAAGAACAAATATCCTTGGTGTTTTCCAGCATCTTTTTCATAGCAAGCGCTAAAGTTCCTAACTCTCCATACCAATTCGTTTTAATGTTAATTTTTAAATTACCCGTCGCAAGGACCCCCGCATCTTCGGTTAACTGAGTCAGCGGGCGGGTAAGAGTTAAGGAAACAAAATATCCTGCAACGACACCAAACACAAGAACCAATAATCCAACAAGCAAGACCCAACGTTTTAAGGCGTTTAGCTCCTGTACTACCCTTTCCCGCGAGATTATAGTCTTAATATAGCCTTTCACTTCACCACGGTAGTCTTTAAAGGGAATGAGTAAAACATTTGAACTGCCATCTCCACTCACCGTAAATTGGGCTTGTCCATTGGCTAGTACTTTCAACGTGCTTTCAGGCACGGCAAAATTATCTTTACCAGTACCAGCTAGTAACCCACCATTCTCTTTCACATTTTTGATCATTGAAGCAGATGGATTAAGTAGATAGATATAGTAATCTCCGGGATTTTTCTTCTGTAAAACCTTTAAAAAATCTTCACCAAAGTCCATTCCATATTCTGCACTACCAACCCACTGATCTTGATACTTGACTGGCACTACAACTCGAAATCCGTATCCTTCAACCCCTTCTTCCAGTCCTTCCACGATCTTATTTTCTTTATTCGCCGTCACCACAGTAGGCCGGATTTTTGAAAGGTCATCCCCAAATTTATTAGGCGAATGAGCTCTGTAAAATGAGATCGCTGGTGAAAGATGAAACTGAAGTTGGCTAAAGCCTTCTTTCTTTATCTCGTTAAAAACGGGCTGTACAAGACGTGCCACGGTAGCCCGATCTCGTTCTGCTAAGGCCTTAGCCACATCCGGGTTCATCGTCATGGATAGTACAGAAGACCTTGCCTGAACAAGACGATTAGCGAATTCATCCTTGATTCCCTGTTCCACAAGTTTTTCCGTTTGAAGTTCACTCGTGTTGACAAATTTCTCTGCGTTCCATAGGCTTGCTCCAGATAAGGCCGCTACCACGACAATAATCACCATACCCGCAATAAGTGTAATTCGAGTTTTAATGGACATGGAACGTTTAGCCTGCTTAGACATTTTGCAATCCTCCACAACCCCAATAAGCTATATATTCCAACGATACTTTTCTATAACTCTTAACATTCAATAAATTAGACCTAAATTTCTACCCCAATATTAAATCCCATAAGTTAATGAGAAACCTTAACAAGCACCCCTTTCATGTAATTATGAAACTTTGTTTTTCCGGATCTTTGAATTTTATTATAACTACCCTATGTTACACTACATGCCGCAATTAAAATGAAATGTAGATGACACAAATTATGTCATCTACATTTCATTAAAAAACCATGATTAAAATCACAGCCGCATTTCATTTTTTACGGTATATTTAAATAAATCCTTTCGATGATCAAAATAATGTCAGGGAAATAGTGACAAACTATCCTGAATTGGTGAAACTTTAAATACAAGGAGGTACTTAAAATGACTCAGTTTACAGCCCAAGTCGATGTGCGCAAGTACGCCCCCAAGGATAAGCAACCCGCCATTTTCGGAACGTGGAATAACCTTAAACCTGGTGAAAAAATGGAACTCATTAACGATCATGACCCAAAACCACTCTATCATCTTTTTTCTGCAGAACATGCCGGGCTCTTTACTTGGGACTACCTTGAAGAAGGACCGGATGTCTGGCGTGTTGCCATTTCAAAGAAATAGCTTAAATTATTGAATCAAATCAATTTACGAGGACCCTTAAAACGCGGAGGATGGTGCCTAACTAAGACACCATCCTATTTCCATCGTTCGTCATCGATCAATTCTACTAACCTCTCCTCAGCCCATTTGAAGTTGCTCATTCATCCACATCAATACCCGCCATTTTGATCAGATACATTGCATTACGAGTCGTTGAAATCCCAGGCCGAAGTTTATAGTCAAAATGAATTTCGTCATTTCTATAAAACTCCCTGAAATGATAGTTGCGGATTCTCCGGTTACTTTCACGCTCCAGGTCCCCTAGTTCTAAATCATGTGTTGATACCATGCCCATGGCCCCAACCTTGCTTAGTTGCCGAATCAAGACTTTGGCCCCAGCATGACGGTCTTGTGAATTCGTCCCTTTAAAAATCTCATCTAGCAGGAAGAAGATCTTGCTTTCTGTTTTGGACGCGCTAACGATCTGTTTAATTCGCAGTAATTCTGCATAGAAGGAAGAGATATTTTCTCCGAGGTTATCACTCACACGCATACAGGTATAAATTCGCAACATCGAACAGTTAAAACGCTGAGCACACACGGGAGCCCCAACATACGCCAGAACAAGATTAATTCCCACTGTCCGTAACAATGTGCTTTTTCCAGACATGTTCGAACCCGTAATTAATAATATTCCGGAGTCCTTCTCCATGGCTAAATCATTGCAAACCGAATTCCCTAGGAGCGGGTGCCCCATCTTGACTGCCCCAATTCCTGAACTTTCCGAAGTGATCTCTGGAAACCCCCAGGTTGGGTGATCCATGTGAATAATTGCCAGACTGCTTAAGGCTTCAAGTTCGGCGATGGTGTCCACCCAGCGGCCAAGAGAACGTCCCGACTTTTCCTTCCAGGATTCCAAAGCGATCATGCACTGGATATCCCAAAGGGTGAGAATATTAATTATCAGAAACATCGCATTCCCTCTGTTGGCTATAAGTTCAGCTAAACACGATAACTTTCTAATCTGTTCAAATGCTGTTTTGCCATCACGGTCATATAAGCCTTTTTTGAGCGCTTGTAGGTAATCCGATTGAAAGGTTCGTTTTTCAAACCGTTCAAGCATTTTCTCATAGACTCTAATACTTTCTTTGTACGTATAAACGGCATTAAGTGCTTTGCCTCTTTGCTTTCCAACAAAAACAATAACCGTCTGAATTAGGAGACCCATCAGTGGAAACATTATGGAAATTCTCGCTGTCAGAAGGTAAAAAAGCAAAAATGTACTCGTGACGATCGGGAGCGCGCGAGCAGAGATCATCACTCCCAATCGCAGGTAGGTTGGGTCATAGGTCTTCGCCCACTCAACAATGTGCTTCGGAGAATTCAGTGGTCGCTTCGTCATTCTAGCCTCTGCTAAAAGACGCTGTCGCCAAGCCAGATTTCTTGAAAGTTCCTGGATAGCTTCCTGCTTTTTTTGTATCCTTTCCATCCCGTCTGGGGGCTCGGTCAAAGTTTCTTTCAACTTCTCCCTTCCCCTAAAGGTCTTGGCGCTATTTATCCATTGAAAAAGTGATCCATAACCAAAAAGGTCAAGATCGTCTGAATAAGGGTGAGCAGGGTTTTTAAAGTCTTCTCCATTATCCGTGAAAGATTTCCATTCTCCCGCTAAACGCTTCAAGGCTTGATCATGGTTTTCACAAAGTACCCGAAGATAGTTTTGCTTAGTTCTTAATTTCTGGTGCCAAAGGACTAAGGCAGCAAAAAGAACCAACGTAAAGATAACCATACCCAAACCCAATGTAGATCTTTCAGACATGTATAAAAATACTGCCAGCCCACAGCCAGCAAGGAACGTAACGAGTCTTACATTACTTAATCGGTTAATCGTTTTGGTGATTTTCTCTAGCCGCCGCGCATAATACGACTTTCGTTTTTCATACTGTTCTCTTGACTCTTTCAAATGTTTTGTCCCCCAAAAATACTCAGGCCGAGTATTTACTATTTCCGATGAGCACGTGAAACGACCACAGATATTATCTATGCGTATTATACACTACCGAATCACCGTTTACCATATCATGGAACTCTAGCTCAACCGAGGTCGCGCCATACGTTTTCTTAGGCTTTAATCTTTCCTAAAGATTTCTCGGATGCTATACTTCTGAGAGGATTATTGATTCGGCGATACTTTTTGGAGGGATTATTGTGAAACATAGCAACCATAGCCAACTTACGACCACTCTTCTGGCACTAGATTCTCTTTCTATTTATAGAGGCCTTCTGGAGGACCGGGTGTTGAGTCGGTTAAGAGATTTACTTATTTGTCTAGATCATAAAAGTGTTAAGAATAGAGACGGCGAGTTCAGAAGGGTTATCAATTCCTATAATGATTTCTACTTTGAGCTGGCAAAAAGCGGTACTATTTCTTTAACTGACTATATCGTGGACAAGCTAATCTTTGATGAAAATCCTTTTTCTTTCAAGATGCAAACTTTAAAGATTAACGACTCTGATACAATCTTTGAGAACTCTGTTTCAAACGATCTTAGGTGTCTACAGATCGTCTCACAACTCAATCCAACGATGGTTAAAACAGAGATTACTGAGTTGTATAAATTTAAGGACACAAGCTTTGATGCCATCATCGAAGGACTTCCTAATTGGGTTTTGGACGGCCAATCTACTAGCGGTCTAGATCATATAAAACAATTAAAGAAAAACTTTTTGACTAACCGCTGGGATTTCTGCATAGATCAGCTTAAGGATTTCCACCAAAGCTACGGTTGCGGCCTATTTGCACGCTATAGAGCCTTTGTTTGGGAGCGGTCTGATGGGCATGGCTACCTTAAAGGAATCGATAGTCCTGATCCGATCACCTTAGACGAACTTATAGATTACCAAAACGAACGTTCAAGAGTGCTTGAAAATACGCTTCAGTTTTTGAAGGGCTTTCCTGCTAACAATGTGCTTCTTTATGGAGATCGGGGTACCGGAAAATCATCGACGGTCAAGGCCATACTCACTGAATATCATACGCAAGGGTTGCGCATGTTGGAGGTACCAAAGGCCTATCTTGCTGATTTCCCGCTGATAATTAGGCAGTTGAAAGATAGGACACAAAAATTTGTTATCTTCATTGATGACCTAGTCTTTGGTGATAATGAAGAGAACTATACTTCGCTAAAAGCAGTACTTGAGGGTGGCCTCGAAAGTAAAACACCCAACATTCTAATTTATGCCACCTCAAACCGAAGGCACTTGGTCAAGGAATATTTTAATGAGAGAGCTGGCTTGCAGTCTAACAACCACGATGAGGAAGTGCACGCTGGGGACACCATGCAGGAAAAACTTTCACTTGCCGATCGATTCGGCCTAAATATCGTGTTTTCTTCACCGGATCAGAAGAAGTATCTAGCAATAGTCCAAGGGATTGCGGCTAGAAGAAATTTAAAGATTGATCAAGAAAGACTGCAAAAAAAGGCCCTTCAATGGGCACTCAGTTATAACGGCCGTTCAGCCAGAACCGCAAAACAATTTGTCGATTGGATCGAGGGACATGACCACTTAAAAAACCAATAAGATAATTCTGCTGCTTTCGCTCACTCAAGACCGTAAATGTTACGGTTGAGGCTCCTGTAAT encodes:
- a CDS encoding MutS family DNA mismatch repair protein yields the protein MKESREQYEKRKSYYARRLEKITKTINRLSNVRLVTFLAGCGLAVFLYMSERSTLGLGMVIFTLVLFAALVLWHQKLRTKQNYLRVLCENHDQALKRLAGEWKSFTDNGEDFKNPAHPYSDDLDLFGYGSLFQWINSAKTFRGREKLKETLTEPPDGMERIQKKQEAIQELSRNLAWRQRLLAEARMTKRPLNSPKHIVEWAKTYDPTYLRLGVMISARALPIVTSTFLLFYLLTARISIMFPLMGLLIQTVIVFVGKQRGKALNAVYTYKESIRVYEKMLERFEKRTFQSDYLQALKKGLYDRDGKTAFEQIRKLSCLAELIANRGNAMFLIINILTLWDIQCMIALESWKEKSGRSLGRWVDTIAELEALSSLAIIHMDHPTWGFPEITSESSGIGAVKMGHPLLGNSVCNDLAMEKDSGILLITGSNMSGKSTLLRTVGINLVLAYVGAPVCAQRFNCSMLRIYTCMRVSDNLGENISSFYAELLRIKQIVSASKTESKIFFLLDEIFKGTNSQDRHAGAKVLIRQLSKVGAMGMVSTHDLELGDLERESNRRIRNYHFREFYRNDEIHFDYKLRPGISTTRNAMYLIKMAGIDVDE
- a CDS encoding DUF2249 domain-containing protein — translated: MTQFTAQVDVRKYAPKDKQPAIFGTWNNLKPGEKMELINDHDPKPLYHLFSAEHAGLFTWDYLEEGPDVWRVAISKK
- a CDS encoding ATP-binding protein; this translates as MKHSNHSQLTTTLLALDSLSIYRGLLEDRVLSRLRDLLICLDHKSVKNRDGEFRRVINSYNDFYFELAKSGTISLTDYIVDKLIFDENPFSFKMQTLKINDSDTIFENSVSNDLRCLQIVSQLNPTMVKTEITELYKFKDTSFDAIIEGLPNWVLDGQSTSGLDHIKQLKKNFLTNRWDFCIDQLKDFHQSYGCGLFARYRAFVWERSDGHGYLKGIDSPDPITLDELIDYQNERSRVLENTLQFLKGFPANNVLLYGDRGTGKSSTVKAILTEYHTQGLRMLEVPKAYLADFPLIIRQLKDRTQKFVIFIDDLVFGDNEENYTSLKAVLEGGLESKTPNILIYATSNRRHLVKEYFNERAGLQSNNHDEEVHAGDTMQEKLSLADRFGLNIVFSSPDQKKYLAIVQGIAARRNLKIDQERLQKKALQWALSYNGRSARTAKQFVDWIEGHDHLKNQ
- a CDS encoding methyl-accepting chemotaxis protein translates to MSKQAKRSMSIKTRITLIAGMVIIVVVAALSGASLWNAEKFVNTSELQTEKLVEQGIKDEFANRLVQARSSVLSMTMNPDVAKALAERDRATVARLVQPVFNEIKKEGFSQLQFHLSPAISFYRAHSPNKFGDDLSKIRPTVVTANKENKIVEGLEEGVEGYGFRVVVPVKYQDQWVGSAEYGMDFGEDFLKVLQKKNPGDYYIYLLNPSASMIKNVKENGGLLAGTGKDNFAVPESTLKVLANGQAQFTVSGDGSSNVLLIPFKDYRGEVKGYIKTIISRERVVQELNALKRWVLLVGLLVLVFGVVAGYFVSLTLTRPLTQLTEDAGVLATGNLKINIKTNWYGELGTLALAMKKMLENTKDICSSINQAVGQVESSAKEISAAVDLTSKGTDQVAESVNQVATGAQTIAYRTSEMNLQSEGINISVQNLARHIKHIASSTSDVGARTVNGEEIMKNLAEKMRIFVVKVEEIQTGSQILKDQTGQIRGITQIITGISDQTNLLALNAAIEAARAGEVGRGFAAVAEDVRKLAEGSRKSASQIAELIDQVALNVENSAQVSEEAVDLIKEQSGIGNLALGQFMEISHGTQAVAHLLASMEGEVSEIVQMGQAITRSVAEISGMCQEDAAAAQEIAASTEEMSATVSTIRESTQQLILLMEELKTQSMRFVI